In a genomic window of Epinephelus fuscoguttatus linkage group LG23, E.fuscoguttatus.final_Chr_v1:
- the LOC125884450 gene encoding uncharacterized protein LOC125884450 isoform X2, producing the protein MTSFSSYVKRSELFHRCSVSSHRKKVIYIILLLINLTSSVCGTFVVNVTQTSYQAEENHNITLEWMFTTKPGSSLHSLYIYCELLTDLRPSVLFHLHGGVEVPESQDEQFTGRVQCDKDVLREGRLRLHVSRLRTDDSGLYMCQVFTRYGGSTATCRLNVTEPKSAQKTETPLQPISLQTSDPTEDKDVKSGLSSRSRVILIVVFCILLAIIVVGVTGYLIHKYRKRETQD; encoded by the exons ctctgtctcctctcacagGAAGAAGGTGATCTACATCATCCTGCTGCTCATCAACCTGACCTccagtgtctgtg GAACATTTGTAGTCaatgtgacacagacctcctatCAGGCAGAGGAGAACCACAACATCACACTGGAGTGGATGTTCACCACCAAACCTGGCAGCTCCCTCCACTCCCTTTATATCTACTGTGAACTGTTAACTGATCTCAGACCATCAGTCCTGTTTCATCTACATGGAGGTGTTGAGGTCCCAGAGTCTCAGGATGAACAGTTTACAGGACGAGTCCAGTGTGACAAAGACGTCCTCAGAGAGGGACGACTCAGACTTCATGTGTCCAGACTCAGGACTGATGACTCAGGACTGTACATGTGTCAAGTGTTCACACGTTATGGCGGCAGCACTGCTACATGTCGGCTCAATGTCACTG AGCCAAAGTCAGCtcagaaaacagaaacaccACTGCAACCCATCAGTCTACAAACGTCTGATCCAACGGAAGACAAAGACGTTAAAA GTGGGCTGTCTAGTCGGAGCAGAGTGATCCTAATTGTGGTTTTCTGCATCTTGCTGGCGATCATAGTTGTTGGAGTCACAGGATATTTGATACACAAGTATCGAAAACGGGAG ACTCAGGACTAA
- the LOC125884450 gene encoding uncharacterized protein LOC125884450 isoform X4: MTSFSSYVKRSELFHRCSVSSHRKKVIYIILLLINLTSSVCGTFVVNVTQTSYQAEENHNITLEWMFTTKPGSSLHSLYIYCELLTDLRPSVLFHLHGGVEVPESQDEQFTGRVQCDKDVLREGRLRLHVSRLRTDDSGLYMCQVFTRYGGSTATCRLNVTEPKSAQKTETPLQPISLQTSDPTEDKDVKSGLSSRSRVILIVVFCILLAIIVVGVTGYLIHKYRKREDL; this comes from the exons ctctgtctcctctcacagGAAGAAGGTGATCTACATCATCCTGCTGCTCATCAACCTGACCTccagtgtctgtg GAACATTTGTAGTCaatgtgacacagacctcctatCAGGCAGAGGAGAACCACAACATCACACTGGAGTGGATGTTCACCACCAAACCTGGCAGCTCCCTCCACTCCCTTTATATCTACTGTGAACTGTTAACTGATCTCAGACCATCAGTCCTGTTTCATCTACATGGAGGTGTTGAGGTCCCAGAGTCTCAGGATGAACAGTTTACAGGACGAGTCCAGTGTGACAAAGACGTCCTCAGAGAGGGACGACTCAGACTTCATGTGTCCAGACTCAGGACTGATGACTCAGGACTGTACATGTGTCAAGTGTTCACACGTTATGGCGGCAGCACTGCTACATGTCGGCTCAATGTCACTG AGCCAAAGTCAGCtcagaaaacagaaacaccACTGCAACCCATCAGTCTACAAACGTCTGATCCAACGGAAGACAAAGACGTTAAAA GTGGGCTGTCTAGTCGGAGCAGAGTGATCCTAATTGTGGTTTTCTGCATCTTGCTGGCGATCATAGTTGTTGGAGTCACAGGATATTTGATACACAAGTATCGAAAACGGGAG GACCTGTAG